From the genome of Desulfobaculum xiamenense, one region includes:
- a CDS encoding DEAD/DEAH box helicase — protein MECFKALGLSDGICDALARKGFSEPTPIQAAVIPRLLGGERDIVGQAATGTGKTAAFGLPILEKIAGGSGHVQALVLAPTRELAIQVAEELESLKGAQRLNVLPIYGGQAFGPQFRGLRQGADIVVGTPGRVLDHIERGSLDLSQISFLVLDEADEMLNMGFIEDIEAVMAAASPERRTLLFSATMPQDILRIAKRYMGDFEHVSVAREKSEEPLTEQVFHEVAESDRFEALCRVIDASENFYGLVFCRTRADVDHVAVRLQERGYAAEGLHGDASQAQREKVLGSFRRKLVTVLVATDVAARGIDVQELTHVVNFALPQDPETYVHRIGRTGRAGCTGRAVTIITPNEFRKLTYIVRNASGRIEKEKLPCVEEVITARKTRLREGLNAALEQGGLEPFEAFARELMAENSPEEALAAVLKMAYRDDLDPSRYRTIDDAPQRGFSAGNGRTEMFFAAGRADGVSPRDLVDRVARESHINPRLIQGVKILARHSIFTVPDSEAELIERTFRKLSAGAPPLVRRSRQNGGSKPRNFSSRGGFGNRRGEGASRPEGGRRYSDRGESRGRSYEQRG, from the coding sequence ATGGAGTGCTTCAAGGCCCTTGGCCTTTCGGATGGTATTTGCGACGCTCTGGCGCGCAAAGGTTTCAGTGAGCCGACCCCCATTCAGGCGGCGGTGATTCCCAGATTGCTCGGCGGCGAGCGCGACATCGTCGGTCAGGCTGCGACCGGCACCGGCAAGACCGCGGCGTTCGGTCTGCCCATTCTCGAGAAGATTGCTGGCGGCAGCGGGCATGTGCAGGCTCTTGTTCTGGCCCCCACCCGCGAGCTGGCCATTCAGGTGGCAGAGGAACTCGAATCCCTCAAGGGCGCCCAGCGCCTGAACGTGCTGCCCATCTACGGCGGACAGGCTTTCGGCCCCCAGTTCCGGGGTCTGCGGCAGGGCGCCGACATCGTCGTCGGAACCCCCGGCCGCGTGCTCGATCACATCGAGCGCGGTAGCCTCGATCTGTCCCAGATTTCCTTCCTGGTCCTCGACGAGGCCGATGAGATGCTCAACATGGGCTTCATCGAAGACATCGAGGCCGTCATGGCGGCTGCGTCCCCCGAGCGACGCACGCTGCTCTTCTCCGCGACCATGCCGCAGGACATCCTGCGCATTGCCAAGCGCTACATGGGCGACTTCGAGCATGTGAGCGTGGCCCGCGAAAAGAGCGAGGAGCCGCTGACCGAGCAGGTCTTCCACGAAGTGGCCGAAAGTGACCGCTTCGAGGCCCTGTGCCGCGTGATCGACGCGAGTGAGAACTTCTACGGTCTCGTCTTCTGCCGCACCCGTGCCGACGTGGATCACGTGGCCGTGCGTCTGCAGGAGCGCGGATACGCCGCCGAAGGTCTGCATGGCGATGCCTCGCAGGCCCAGCGCGAGAAGGTCCTCGGCTCGTTCCGCCGCAAGCTCGTCACCGTGCTCGTGGCCACCGACGTGGCCGCCCGCGGCATCGACGTGCAGGAGCTGACCCATGTGGTCAACTTCGCCCTCCCGCAGGACCCCGAGACCTATGTCCACCGCATTGGCCGTACCGGCCGCGCCGGTTGCACCGGCCGCGCGGTGACCATCATCACGCCCAACGAATTCCGCAAGCTCACCTACATCGTGCGCAATGCCTCCGGCCGCATCGAGAAGGAAAAGCTGCCTTGCGTGGAAGAAGTCATCACCGCCCGCAAGACCCGCCTGCGCGAAGGCCTGAATGCCGCGCTGGAGCAGGGTGGCCTTGAGCCGTTCGAAGCCTTCGCTCGCGAGCTGATGGCCGAGAACAGCCCCGAGGAAGCCCTGGCCGCAGTGCTCAAGATGGCCTACCGGGACGATCTCGATCCCTCCCGCTACCGCACCATCGACGATGCGCCGCAGCGCGGCTTCAGCGCCGGCAACGGCCGCACCGAGATGTTCTTTGCGGCCGGTCGTGCGGATGGCGTGTCCCCGCGCGATCTGGTGGACCGCGTGGCCCGCGAGTCGCACATCAATCCTCGCCTCATTCAGGGCGTGAAGATTCTGGCTCGCCATTCCATCTTCACCGTTCCGGACAGCGAGGCCGAGCTGATCGAGCGGACCTTCCGTAAGCTGTCCGCCGGTGCTCCGCCGCTGGTGCGCCGTTCGCGCCAGAATGGCGGCAGCAAGCCCCGCAACTTCTCCTCCCGTGGCGGTTTCGGCAATCGTCGTGGCGAGGGTGCGTCCCGCCCCGAGGGCGGCAGGCGCTACTCCGACCGTGGCGAATCCCGCGGCCGGTCCTACGAGCAGCGTGGCTAG